The Magnolia sinica isolate HGM2019 chromosome 9, MsV1, whole genome shotgun sequence genome contains a region encoding:
- the LOC131256875 gene encoding cytochrome c oxidase subunit 6b-2-like, which translates to MAAIEIKTAPADFRFPTTNQTRHCFTRYIEFHRCLAAKGQQSGECLKFAKYYRSLCPGEWVDRWNEQRENGVFPGPL; encoded by the exons ATTGAAATAAAAACGGCACCAGCGGATTTCCGCTTCCCCACTACAAATCAAACCAGGCATTGTTTTACGCGCTACATTGAGTTTCACAG GTGTTTGGCAGCAAAAGGTCAGCAATCTGGTGAATGTCTTAAATTTGCAAAATACTATCGTTCCCTCTGCCCAGGAGAATGG GTTGACAGATGGAATGAGCAAAGGGAGAATGGAGTTTTTCCTGGGCCTCTCTGA